A genome region from Ottowia testudinis includes the following:
- a CDS encoding serine hydrolase — protein sequence MTINPTRSATLPNRGRRSLLGLGLALPACGGGDDDSGRRERVQRAARALPRYARALLAETGVSGLALAVVQGGQTILAEGFGHRRAGSGEAVDADTVFQLASVSKSIGATVVARQIGDGRVAWDTRMQTLLPWFALENADSTARLTLGDLYAHRSGLPDHAGDKLEEVGFAARQVLERLRLLPVQALGRRYAYTNFGITAGAMGVAAAAEQDWAELSERSLYAPLGMARTSSRHADYAGRANRAAGHVRDAAGRWVPALARNADAQSPAGGVSSCVTDLARWLALLLAGGRWQGRQLVAAEPLRAAMSPQAPGGAYGYGFNIGQTPAGHRLISHSGAFMLGAGTCFMLVPALDAGVVVLTNAVPLGLAEAVCRHFIELAESGRAGTDWWAAYRTALAPLMAPTGRLLREPVPTRAAPPLPLARYAGRYANPYYGRLDVRVLAEGAGQALQLALGPAPQTYRLQPWQGDDFSFVPANESAAPGSLSLARFDLAGASVWLEFYDDEGWGRFTR from the coding sequence ATGACGATCAACCCCACCCGTTCCGCCACCCTTCCCAATCGCGGGCGGCGCAGTCTGCTGGGTCTCGGCCTGGCGTTGCCCGCCTGCGGCGGCGGCGATGACGACAGTGGTCGCCGCGAGCGCGTGCAGCGCGCCGCGCGCGCCTTGCCCCGATACGCCCGCGCCCTGCTGGCGGAAACCGGCGTGTCTGGGCTGGCGCTGGCCGTGGTGCAGGGTGGCCAAACCATCCTGGCAGAAGGCTTCGGCCACCGCCGCGCCGGCAGCGGCGAGGCGGTGGATGCCGACACGGTGTTTCAGCTGGCTTCGGTCTCAAAGTCGATCGGCGCCACGGTGGTGGCGCGTCAGATCGGCGACGGCCGGGTGGCCTGGGATACCCGCATGCAGACCTTGCTGCCCTGGTTTGCGCTCGAAAATGCCGACAGCACGGCGCGCCTGACGCTCGGCGATCTGTACGCGCACCGCAGCGGCCTGCCGGATCACGCGGGCGACAAGCTGGAGGAGGTCGGCTTCGCAGCGCGCCAGGTGCTTGAGCGACTGCGCCTGCTGCCGGTGCAAGCGCTGGGCCGGCGCTACGCCTACACCAACTTCGGCATCACCGCCGGCGCCATGGGCGTGGCGGCCGCGGCCGAGCAAGACTGGGCCGAGTTGAGCGAGCGCAGCCTGTATGCGCCCCTGGGCATGGCGCGCACCTCGTCGCGCCATGCCGACTACGCCGGCCGAGCCAACCGCGCCGCCGGTCATGTGCGCGATGCCGCCGGCCGCTGGGTGCCCGCGCTGGCGCGCAACGCCGACGCCCAATCGCCGGCCGGCGGCGTCAGTTCCTGCGTCACCGATCTGGCGCGCTGGCTGGCGCTGCTGCTGGCCGGTGGGCGCTGGCAAGGCCGGCAGCTGGTGGCGGCCGAGCCGCTGCGCGCGGCGATGTCGCCGCAAGCGCCGGGCGGTGCGTATGGCTACGGCTTCAACATCGGGCAGACGCCCGCCGGGCACCGCCTGATCAGCCATTCGGGCGCGTTCATGCTGGGCGCCGGCACTTGCTTCATGCTTGTGCCGGCGCTGGACGCCGGCGTGGTGGTGCTGACCAACGCGGTGCCGCTGGGCCTGGCCGAGGCGGTGTGCCGCCACTTCATCGAACTGGCCGAAAGCGGCCGCGCCGGCACCGACTGGTGGGCCGCCTATCGCACGGCCCTGGCGCCGCTGATGGCGCCCACCGGCCGCCTGCTGCGCGAGCCCGTCCCCACGCGAGCCGCCCCGCCGCTGCCGCTGGCGCGATACGCTGGACGTTACGCCAACCCCTACTACGGTCGGCTGGACGTGCGCGTGCTGGCAGAGGGTGCCGGCCAAGCGCTGCAGCTGGCCTTGGGCCCGGCGCCGCAGACCTACCGATTGCAGCCGTGGCAGGGCGATGATTTCAGCTTCGTGCCCGCCAACGAAAGCGCGGCGCCCGGCAGCCTTTCGCTGGCCCGGTTTGACTTGGCTGGCGCCAGCGTTTGGCTGGAGTTCTACGACGACGAGGGCTGGGGCCGCTTCACCCGGTGA
- a CDS encoding ABC transporter ATP-binding protein, translated as MTALHPDALVELRDVTFGYGERPVLRDLSLAVPRGKVTALMGASGGGKTTVLRLIGGQYRAQRGEVLFDGKDVGGMNEPQLYAMRRRMGMLFQFGALFTDLSVFENVAFPLREHTKLPEALIRDIVLMKLSAVGLRGARGLMPAQVSGGMARRVALARAIALDPELVMYDEPFAGLDPISLGTAARLIRKLNDALGITSIVVSHDVQETFMIADQVVILADGQVAAQGTPDEVRASGNPLVRQFIGADAEGPVRFHYPGPTVEQDFGVEIAE; from the coding sequence ATGACCGCCCTCCACCCCGACGCCCTGGTCGAACTGCGCGACGTGACCTTTGGGTACGGCGAGCGTCCGGTGCTGCGTGATTTGTCGCTGGCGGTGCCGCGCGGCAAGGTGACGGCGCTCATGGGCGCGTCGGGCGGCGGCAAGACCACGGTGCTGCGGCTGATCGGCGGTCAGTATCGCGCGCAGCGGGGCGAGGTCTTGTTCGACGGCAAGGATGTGGGCGGGATGAACGAGCCGCAGCTCTATGCCATGCGGCGGCGCATGGGCATGCTGTTTCAGTTTGGCGCGCTGTTCACCGACCTCTCGGTGTTCGAGAACGTGGCTTTCCCCCTGCGCGAGCACACCAAGCTGCCCGAGGCGCTGATCCGCGACATCGTGCTGATGAAGTTGAGTGCCGTGGGCCTGCGCGGCGCGCGCGGCTTGATGCCGGCACAGGTGTCGGGCGGCATGGCGCGGCGCGTGGCGCTGGCGCGCGCCATCGCGCTGGATCCCGAGCTGGTGATGTATGACGAGCCGTTTGCCGGGCTCGACCCGATTTCGCTGGGCACCGCCGCCCGGTTGATCCGCAAGCTGAACGATGCGCTGGGCATCACCAGCATCGTGGTGTCGCACGACGTGCAAGAGACCTTCATGATCGCCGACCAGGTGGTCATCTTGGCGGACGGCCAAGTGGCGGCGCAGGGCACGCCTGACGAGGTGCGCGCCAGCGGCAACCCGCTGGTGCGCCAGTTCATCGGCGCCGATGCCGAAGGGCCGGTGCGGTTTCATTACCCCGGGCCCACGGTGGAGCAGGACTTCGGCGTGGAGATTGCCGAATGA
- the mlaE gene encoding lipid asymmetry maintenance ABC transporter permease subunit MlaE, with translation MSWWRPADVGFAVRGGLADMGYAARFFGRLVQLAGPTFRRFSLVRDQIHFLGNYSLAIVAVSGLFVGFVLALQGYNILQRYGSAEAVGLMVALSLLRELGPVVTALLFAGRAGTSLTAEIGLMKSGEQFSAMEMMAIDPIRRIIAPRFWAGVIAMPLLTAVFNAVGVLGGWVVSVLMIGVDPGAFWSQMQGGVDVWADLGNGVVKSVVFGVTVTFVALLQGYVAKPTADGVAHATTRTVVMASLMVLGLDFVLTALMFSF, from the coding sequence ATGAGCTGGTGGCGCCCCGCCGATGTCGGATTCGCCGTGCGCGGCGGCCTGGCGGACATGGGCTACGCGGCGCGCTTTTTCGGGCGCCTGGTGCAGCTCGCGGGGCCGACCTTCCGCCGCTTTTCGCTGGTGCGCGACCAGATCCACTTCCTGGGCAATTACTCGCTGGCCATCGTGGCGGTGTCGGGCCTGTTCGTCGGCTTCGTGCTGGCGTTGCAGGGCTACAACATCCTGCAGCGCTACGGTTCGGCCGAGGCGGTGGGGTTGATGGTGGCGTTGTCGCTGCTGCGCGAGCTGGGGCCGGTGGTGACGGCACTGCTGTTCGCCGGCCGCGCTGGCACTTCGCTCACGGCCGAGATCGGGCTGATGAAATCAGGCGAGCAGTTCAGCGCCATGGAGATGATGGCGATCGACCCGATCCGCCGCATCATCGCGCCACGATTTTGGGCTGGCGTGATCGCGATGCCGCTGCTCACGGCGGTGTTCAACGCCGTGGGCGTGCTGGGCGGCTGGGTGGTCAGCGTGCTGATGATCGGCGTCGATCCGGGCGCCTTCTGGAGCCAGATGCAGGGCGGCGTCGATGTCTGGGCCGACCTGGGCAATGGCGTGGTCAAGAGCGTGGTGTTCGGCGTCACCGTGACCTTTGTCGCGCTGCTGCAGGGGTACGTGGCCAAGCCCACCGCCGATGGCGTGGCCCATGCCACCACGCGCACGGTGGTGATGGCATCGCTGATGGTGCTGGGGCTGGACTTCGTGCTGACGGCCTTGATGTTTAGCTTTTAG
- the mlaD gene encoding outer membrane lipid asymmetry maintenance protein MlaD yields the protein MGRSKNDLWVGLFVLIGAAALVFLALQSANLLSLNFQRGYRITASFDNIGGLKPKAAVRSAGVVVGRVADIRFDDERYQAKIDLDMDPRFKFPKDSSLKILTSGLLGEQYIGVEAGPAEQYLAAGDNVTNTQSAVVLENLISQFLYNSAAGNASSGGAAKAGANGAK from the coding sequence ATGGGGCGTTCCAAAAATGATCTCTGGGTCGGCCTGTTCGTGCTGATCGGCGCGGCGGCGCTGGTGTTTCTGGCATTGCAGTCGGCCAATTTGCTGTCGCTCAACTTCCAGCGCGGCTACCGCATCACGGCCAGTTTCGACAACATCGGCGGCCTGAAGCCCAAGGCCGCGGTGCGCAGCGCTGGTGTGGTGGTGGGCCGGGTGGCCGACATCCGCTTCGACGACGAGCGCTACCAGGCCAAAATCGACCTCGACATGGATCCGCGCTTCAAGTTTCCAAAGGACAGCTCGCTCAAGATCCTGACCAGCGGCCTGCTGGGCGAGCAATATATTGGCGTCGAGGCCGGCCCCGCCGAGCAGTATCTGGCCGCTGGCGATAATGTCACCAACACGCAATCGGCCGTGGTGCTGGAAAATCTGATCAGTCAGTTTCTCTACAACAGTGCCGCTGGCAACGCATCCTCTGGCGGGGCTGCCAAAGCGGGGGCGAACGGCGCCAAATAA
- a CDS encoding MlaA family lipoprotein: MSMHAKWRLVRLVKGAALAAGVALAAGCATVPGSGDPRDPWEGYNRSMFRFNESVDQAVFKPVATAYRDVLPQPVRTGVGNFFGNLGDVWSFVNNVLQAKPEGAMSSFWRVVINSTMGLGGVLDPATEMRLQRHREDFGQTLGRWGVPNGPYFVLPLFGPSTLRDSVALPVDWYGQPHTHINDIVTRNSLTGLSVVNTRAGLLATTDFLESAALDKYTFQRDAFLQKRRNEIYDGNPPQDEERYDLEPPAAAPMAPDSKPAR; the protein is encoded by the coding sequence ATGAGCATGCACGCTAAGTGGCGCCTGGTGCGCTTGGTGAAGGGCGCCGCGCTGGCTGCTGGCGTGGCGCTGGCGGCCGGCTGCGCCACGGTGCCGGGCAGCGGCGATCCGCGCGACCCCTGGGAAGGCTACAACCGCTCGATGTTCCGTTTCAACGAATCGGTCGACCAGGCGGTGTTCAAACCCGTGGCCACCGCGTACCGCGACGTGTTGCCGCAGCCGGTGCGCACCGGGGTCGGCAACTTCTTCGGCAACCTGGGCGATGTCTGGTCCTTCGTCAACAACGTGCTGCAGGCCAAGCCCGAGGGGGCGATGAGCTCGTTCTGGCGTGTGGTCATCAACTCCACCATGGGACTGGGTGGCGTGCTCGACCCGGCGACCGAAATGCGGCTGCAGCGCCACCGCGAGGACTTTGGTCAGACCCTGGGCCGCTGGGGCGTGCCCAATGGCCCGTATTTCGTGCTGCCGTTGTTCGGGCCGTCCACGCTGCGTGATTCGGTGGCACTGCCGGTCGACTGGTATGGCCAGCCGCATACCCATATCAACGACATCGTGACGCGCAATTCGCTCACCGGCCTGAGCGTGGTGAACACGCGCGCCGGGCTGCTGGCCACCACCGACTTTCTGGAGTCGGCGGCGCTGGACAAATACACCTTTCAGCGCGATGCCTTCCTGCAAAAGCGCCGCAACGAGATCTACGACGGCAATCCGCCGCAGGACGAGGAGCGCTACGATCTGGAGCCGCCTGCCGCCGCGCCCATGGCGCCGGATTCCAAGCCCGCGCGTTAG
- a CDS encoding MlaC/ttg2D family ABC transporter substrate-binding protein, translating into MTLIPRRTLVQLAAGVLGALTLSAAPFAHAQEEAPNAMIGRLTGEVLDTIKSDKALQGGDINRIMSVVDAKIMPNVNFTRMTAAATGPAWRQATAQQRQRLQQEFKTLLVHTYAGALRQVKNQTVDVLPLRAGAADKELVVRTLIRGQGDPVQVDYRMEKTPGQAPGWKIYDLNVVGVWLVDNYRPQFAQQINAGGVDALIKSLSERNATNSAGDKS; encoded by the coding sequence ATGACCCTGATCCCACGCCGTACCCTCGTTCAGCTGGCCGCCGGCGTGCTGGGCGCGCTCACGCTCTCCGCCGCGCCCTTCGCGCACGCGCAGGAGGAAGCGCCCAACGCCATGATCGGCCGATTGACCGGCGAGGTGCTGGACACCATCAAGTCCGACAAGGCGCTGCAAGGCGGCGACATCAACCGCATCATGTCGGTCGTGGATGCCAAGATCATGCCCAATGTCAACTTCACGCGCATGACCGCCGCGGCCACTGGCCCGGCCTGGCGCCAGGCCACGGCGCAGCAGCGCCAACGGCTGCAGCAGGAGTTCAAGACTTTGCTGGTGCACACCTATGCCGGCGCGCTGCGGCAGGTGAAGAACCAGACCGTGGACGTGCTGCCGCTGCGCGCGGGCGCCGCGGACAAGGAATTGGTGGTGCGTACCCTGATCCGCGGTCAGGGCGACCCGGTGCAGGTCGACTACCGCATGGAGAAAACGCCCGGCCAGGCGCCCGGCTGGAAGATCTACGACCTGAATGTGGTGGGCGTCTGGCTGGTCGACAACTACCGCCCGCAGTTTGCCCAGCAGATCAATGCTGGCGGCGTGGACGCGCTCATCAAATCGCTGAGCGAGCGCAACGCCACCAACAGCGCTGGCGACAAGAGCTGA
- a CDS encoding STAS domain-containing protein, which produces MLVLPAELTHVQAPICLNMLREAARAGKEPLVLVDATALTRFDSSALAVLLECRREVLHDGRRFAVRGLAPRLRELAGLYGIAELLPEPVAVRE; this is translated from the coding sequence ATGCTGGTGCTGCCCGCCGAACTCACCCACGTGCAGGCGCCGATTTGCCTGAACATGCTGCGCGAGGCCGCGCGCGCCGGCAAGGAGCCGCTGGTGCTGGTCGATGCCACGGCGCTGACGCGCTTTGACTCGTCGGCGCTGGCGGTGCTGCTTGAATGCCGGCGCGAGGTGCTGCACGATGGCCGGCGCTTTGCCGTGCGCGGTCTGGCGCCGCGCCTGCGCGAGCTGGCTGGGCTGTACGGCATCGCCGAACTGCTGCCCGAGCCAGTGGCGGTGCGCGAATAG
- a CDS encoding ABC transporter ATP-binding protein: MPALSFQSISKVYPASGKNGAPPLKALDDVSFDIEEGEFFGLLGPNGAGKTTLISILAGLARATAGAVKVHGFDVQTDFVQARRHLGIVPQELVFDPFFTVREALVFQSGYFGLHHNGPWIDQLLEGLGLADKAKANMRQLSGGMKRRVLVAQALVHKPPVIVLDEPTAGVDVELRQTLWHFIAGLNRQGHTVLLTTHYLEEAEALCNRLAMLKSGRVIALEKTSVLLSNATANVLYFKTDSALPPSLAGLARVTGRIVALPASGPAEIEQHLAQLRQAGVNAEDVEIRKADLEDVFIELMSGPVTGRRTATLTEAGLADAATA, translated from the coding sequence ATGCCCGCCCTATCGTTTCAGTCGATTTCCAAGGTCTATCCGGCCTCTGGCAAGAACGGCGCTCCCCCTCTCAAAGCCCTGGATGACGTCAGCTTCGACATCGAAGAAGGCGAATTCTTTGGTCTGCTTGGCCCCAATGGCGCCGGCAAGACCACGCTGATCTCCATCCTGGCGGGCCTCGCGCGTGCCACGGCCGGCGCCGTCAAGGTGCATGGCTTCGACGTGCAAACCGATTTCGTGCAGGCGCGCCGGCACTTGGGCATCGTGCCGCAAGAGCTGGTGTTCGACCCGTTTTTCACCGTGCGCGAGGCGCTGGTGTTCCAGTCCGGTTATTTCGGGCTGCACCACAATGGCCCCTGGATCGACCAGCTGCTGGAAGGCCTGGGCCTGGCCGACAAGGCCAAGGCCAACATGCGCCAGCTCTCGGGCGGCATGAAGCGCCGCGTGCTGGTGGCGCAGGCGCTGGTGCACAAGCCGCCCGTGATCGTGCTGGACGAGCCCACCGCGGGTGTCGACGTCGAGCTGCGCCAGACCCTGTGGCACTTCATCGCCGGGCTGAACCGCCAGGGCCACACCGTGCTGCTGACCACGCATTATCTGGAGGAGGCTGAAGCCCTGTGCAACCGCCTCGCGATGCTCAAGTCCGGCCGGGTGATCGCGCTTGAAAAAACCAGCGTGCTGCTCAGCAACGCCACCGCCAACGTGCTGTACTTCAAGACCGACAGCGCCTTGCCCCCCTCGCTGGCGGGCCTCGCCCGTGTGACGGGCCGCATCGTCGCGCTGCCCGCCAGCGGCCCGGCCGAGATCGAACAGCACCTGGCGCAGCTGCGTCAGGCTGGCGTGAACGCCGAAGACGTCGAGATCCGCAAGGCCGACCTGGAAGACGTGTTCATCGAGCTGATGAGCGGCCCCGTCACCGGCCGCCGCACAGCCACCCTGACCGAGGCCGGCCTGGCCGATGCCGCCACCGCATGA
- a CDS encoding ABC transporter permease, with product MSTQANLRAPALHALPAPNDGWKMLLKKEVLRFWRVAFQTIAAPVLTAVLYLLIFGHVLSDRVQVYPGIGYVAFLVPGLVMMATLQNAFANSASSLVQSKIMGNLVFLLLTPLSAWNWFVAYVGAAILRGLLVGLGVYVVTLLYAPARAEAPLWIVAFALLGAGLMAVLGLLAGLWADKFDQMAVFQNFIVMPMTFLAGVFYSIHSLPGMWQTLSHFNPFFYMIDGFRHGFFGVSDVSPWLSLAVAGSAFVAVSALTLHLLRIGYKLRG from the coding sequence ATGAGCACCCAAGCCAACCTTCGCGCCCCCGCCTTGCACGCGCTGCCAGCGCCCAACGACGGCTGGAAGATGCTGCTGAAAAAAGAAGTGCTGCGCTTTTGGCGCGTGGCCTTCCAGACCATCGCGGCGCCGGTGTTGACGGCGGTGCTGTACCTGCTGATCTTCGGCCACGTGCTGAGCGACCGGGTGCAGGTCTATCCGGGCATCGGCTACGTCGCCTTTCTGGTGCCGGGGCTGGTGATGATGGCCACGCTGCAAAACGCCTTCGCCAACTCGGCCTCCAGCCTGGTGCAGAGCAAAATCATGGGCAACCTGGTGTTTTTGCTGCTGACTCCGTTGTCGGCCTGGAACTGGTTCGTGGCCTACGTGGGCGCCGCCATCCTTCGCGGGCTGCTGGTGGGGCTGGGCGTGTACGTGGTGACGCTGCTGTACGCGCCCGCGCGGGCCGAGGCGCCACTGTGGATCGTCGCGTTCGCGCTGCTGGGCGCGGGGCTGATGGCCGTGCTGGGTTTGCTGGCGGGGTTGTGGGCCGACAAGTTCGACCAGATGGCGGTGTTTCAGAACTTCATCGTCATGCCGATGACCTTTCTGGCCGGCGTGTTCTACTCGATCCACTCGCTGCCCGGCATGTGGCAGACGCTGAGCCACTTCAACCCCTTTTTCTACATGATCGATGGGTTTCGCCATGGTTTCTTCGGTGTCAGCGACGTGTCGCCCTGGCTAAGCTTGGCCGTGGCCGGCAGCGCTTTCGTGGCCGTGTCCGCGCTGACACTGCATTTGCTGCGCATCGGGTACAAGCTGCGTGGCTAG
- a CDS encoding BolA family protein, with protein sequence MTAEQLKSLIAAGMPCDHLEVEGDGRHWFATIVSPEFEGKRLIARHQRVYATLGQRMKTDEVHALSMKTFTPAEWAAPR encoded by the coding sequence ATGACCGCAGAGCAACTCAAATCCCTCATCGCCGCCGGAATGCCGTGCGACCACCTGGAAGTGGAGGGCGATGGCCGCCACTGGTTCGCGACCATTGTCTCGCCCGAGTTTGAAGGCAAGCGCCTGATCGCGCGCCACCAGCGCGTGTACGCCACGCTCGGCCAGCGCATGAAAACCGACGAGGTCCACGCGCTGTCGATGAAAACCTTCACGCCCGCCGAATGGGCCGCGCCGCGCTGA
- the murA gene encoding UDP-N-acetylglucosamine 1-carboxyvinyltransferase has protein sequence MDKLLIRGGRSLRGEVTISGAKNAALPEMCAALLTAEPVKLINVPRLHDVRTMRRLLENMGVQVGTHGERGGMSFLAAEPITPEAPYELVKTMRASVLALGPLLARFGRAKVSLPGGCAIGSRPVDQHIKGLQAMGALIDVEHGYMIARLPEGQTRLKGARITTDMVTVTGTENFLMAACLAEGETVLENAAQEPEITDLAEMLIKMGAQIEGHGTSRIRIQGVSSLHGCEHEVVADRIEAGTFLCAVAATGGDVTLRHACAHHLDAVIEKLRDAGAEVEAIGGPDCEGGPEAHAIHIRSLGGRALKAQGFRTTEYPGFPTDMQAQFMALNCVATGASVVTETIFENRFMHVNELVRLGAHIQIDGRTAMIDGVQQLSGATVMATDLRASASLVIAGLVADGETLVDRIYHLDRGYDQMEEKLRGIGADIERVK, from the coding sequence ATGGACAAACTGCTGATCCGCGGGGGACGATCGCTGCGTGGCGAGGTCACCATCTCCGGCGCCAAGAACGCCGCCCTGCCCGAGATGTGCGCCGCGCTGCTCACGGCCGAGCCGGTCAAGCTCATCAACGTGCCGCGCCTGCACGACGTGCGCACCATGCGCCGCCTGCTCGAGAACATGGGCGTGCAGGTGGGCACCCATGGCGAGCGCGGCGGCATGAGCTTTCTTGCCGCCGAGCCGATCACGCCCGAGGCGCCTTACGAACTGGTCAAGACCATGCGCGCCTCGGTGTTGGCTCTCGGGCCGCTGCTGGCGCGCTTTGGCCGCGCCAAGGTGTCGCTGCCCGGCGGCTGCGCCATCGGTTCGCGGCCGGTTGACCAGCACATCAAGGGTTTGCAGGCGATGGGCGCGCTGATCGACGTCGAGCACGGCTACATGATCGCCCGCCTGCCCGAGGGGCAAACCCGTCTGAAGGGTGCGCGCATCACCACCGACATGGTCACCGTGACAGGCACTGAGAACTTTCTCATGGCCGCCTGCCTGGCCGAGGGTGAAACGGTGCTCGAAAACGCCGCGCAGGAACCCGAGATCACCGATCTGGCCGAGATGCTCATCAAGATGGGAGCCCAGATCGAAGGCCACGGCACCAGCCGCATCCGCATCCAGGGTGTGTCCAGCCTGCACGGCTGCGAGCACGAGGTGGTGGCCGACCGCATCGAGGCCGGCACTTTCCTGTGCGCCGTGGCGGCCACGGGTGGCGACGTGACGCTGCGCCACGCCTGCGCGCACCACCTGGACGCCGTCATCGAGAAGCTGCGCGACGCTGGCGCCGAAGTCGAAGCCATCGGCGGCCCCGACTGCGAAGGCGGTCCCGAGGCCCACGCCATTCATATCCGCAGCCTGGGTGGCCGGGCGCTGAAGGCGCAGGGTTTTCGCACCACCGAATACCCGGGTTTCCCCACCGACATGCAGGCGCAGTTCATGGCGCTCAACTGCGTGGCCACGGGCGCCAGCGTGGTCACCGAAACCATCTTTGAAAACCGCTTCATGCACGTCAATGAGCTGGTGCGTCTGGGTGCCCACATCCAGATCGACGGGCGCACGGCGATGATCGACGGCGTGCAGCAGCTGTCGGGCGCCACCGTGATGGCGACCGACCTGCGGGCTTCGGCCTCGCTGGTGATCGCCGGGCTGGTGGCCGACGGCGAGACGCTGGTCGACCGCATCTACCACCTCGACCGCGGCTACGACCAGATGGAAGAAAAGCTGCGCGGCATCGGGGCGGATATTGAGCGGGTGAAGTAG
- the hisG gene encoding ATP phosphoribosyltransferase: MITLALSKGRIFDETLPLLKAAGIEVLEDPETSRKLILPTNQPDVRVVLVRASDVPTYVEYGGADLGVTGKDVLIEHGGAGLYQPLDLHIAQCHMAVAAPTDFDYQKAVRQGSRIRVATKYTTIARGFFAEKGVHVDLIKLYGSMELAPLTGMADAIVDLVSTGKTLKANNLAEVEHIMDISARLVVNQAALKLKTAPIRRIIDAFAGAVQVPESA; this comes from the coding sequence TTGATCACCCTCGCCCTCTCCAAAGGCCGCATCTTCGACGAGACCCTGCCGCTGCTCAAAGCTGCGGGCATCGAAGTGCTGGAAGACCCCGAGACCTCGCGCAAGCTCATTCTGCCCACCAACCAGCCTGACGTGCGCGTGGTGCTGGTGCGTGCCTCCGACGTGCCCACCTACGTCGAATACGGCGGCGCCGACCTGGGCGTGACCGGCAAGGACGTGCTGATCGAACACGGCGGCGCCGGCCTTTACCAGCCGCTCGATCTGCACATCGCGCAATGCCACATGGCCGTGGCCGCGCCCACCGATTTCGACTATCAAAAAGCTGTGCGCCAGGGCAGCCGCATCCGGGTGGCGACCAAGTACACCACCATCGCGCGCGGCTTTTTCGCCGAAAAAGGCGTGCACGTCGATCTGATCAAGCTCTACGGCAGCATGGAACTGGCGCCGCTGACCGGCATGGCCGACGCCATTGTCGATCTGGTGAGCACCGGCAAGACGCTGAAAGCCAACAACCTGGCCGAGGTCGAACACATCATGGACATCAGCGCGCGGCTGGTGGTGAATCAGGCGGCGCTGAAGCTCAAGACGGCGCCGATCCGGCGCATCATCGATGCCTTTGCCGGGGCTGTTCAAGTGCCCGAATCCGCATGA